A window of the Microplitis mediator isolate UGA2020A chromosome 5, iyMicMedi2.1, whole genome shotgun sequence genome harbors these coding sequences:
- the LOC130667541 gene encoding lethal(3)malignant brain tumor-like protein 3 isoform X1 translates to MATDNFKMMEETIQVEDISSSEILQQRVSAVTDDDSATPAAAAAAHVVPVVYIQPNKIQHSTPLNQQIPSSTLQLVNSTTSTATIINPINAPIVTAQNKVFIQGPHTISLSPNKQHYVIRQPITASVVTTTPTSAQVQKHILVRKPAQILPLNKTPSPPPQPPLLPPVSPNNQIINQQTGKHNNNLSYINTLDKSIKPRDNRSIIMDSSTSTPAVPLSKTTVTGIGSTNQTLLPKQKLVIAPVPILGQTTTTTAVGPQVKNVTNFLLPVTISQQGITESSKQQSVFNLKVTSGKVNSSVEISNNNNNNSNTTSSSSNSNSNTSKGAITVLRESSKSTSSNNPPPLHPIKKISLFNKSTEINVSSSTSTSTSSSSSSSSSSSPPTSDGIKITENPDSAVITPIPNNNDSNKIDESHTEKRKKTISNILLRGSGVTTEKRPKKQNLSKTRECPEDSEIIDQLNSPQLLGKNIRDKKPSQNDDDITLIKVVTSQIGKSNKNNNISNGNINSNTNSKNDNSFTDTATTDDDIKIEMIKSSSNVNSNMTNGDKQNIKSNSHTEELNGNNTQYHNNNNNNNNNNNNTNNNNNNNNHRHHHNDPNFDVNKALEWKDGVGSLPGSTLKFCINEFGLMEVVDEDNSKQDKHNNIGDKENVCLSPQNSLKPAPAITVTTVTTEKKSEDKKSRTAVSFAPSNDTLYCCESCGCYGLAAEFESPISCSPACSEIIEDNKQIQLRREKEARDLKAKRKRKKLLQEKTAKALQQQQQEKEQEQEQGQEEQEQQDKQKDDKKEPIEIKHDPPLLTPKIESDDDTSINNLDETSRQSGSNVSNEPASEPKYPWQTGKHGFSWAKYLEYTKAKPAPLKLFRDPFPYGKNLFRVGMKLEGIDPEHPSRYCVLTVFEVVGYRVRLHFDGYPENFDFWVNADSMDIFPVGWSEKHGHRLNPPKGYVPSNFNWNAYLKTCKATPAPKIAFANHKSTVFAPVGFRVGMKLEAVDRKHSPSVCVASIAGVMDSRILVHFDSWDEVYDYWAYPNSPYIHPVGWCHQYGHSLTPPNHYKDSKSFTWDAYLRETRSVAAPARAFKQRAPLGFKRGMKLEAVDRRVPQLIRVATIEDVKDHMVKIRFDGWQESYSYWIDDDSPDIHPMTWCSKTGHPLEPPLTPELLNERTECGTPGCRGIGHVKGPKFATHNSASGCPYSAQNLHKIRMVSDRLNVKHEICDYDEDSPSSPSYDIILKIEKSEKIKTSGDKSGKHSPINCKPLKLEKDIKLEDYENDESDQRLETSERSKKFSKHNYHHSDAGQTDDDDVAPPPARKRRKKRHVSEEPNFSLPVTDTTTPGTPAPTANLYCSNNIPDKQLRTEIYQSVYNPGYNPLPDAPHIWAKHSNALNRVVAKQNTNPRRWSNEEVIKFIASVPNCKEVGSIFRKHSIDGEAFLMLTQEDLVSLLGLRLGPAIKLYNSIVLLRRKAT, encoded by the exons ATGGCGACTGATAACTTTAAAAT GATGGAAGAAACAATTCAAGTTGAGGATATTTCAAGCTCAGAGATACTACAACAGAGAGTATCAGCAGTAACCGATGATGATTCAGCAAcaccagcagcagcagcagcagcacaTGTTGTACCAGTGGTATACATTCAACCGAATAAAATTCAACATTCAACCCCTTTAAATCAGCAGATACCATCATCTACTTTACAATTAGTAAACTCAACAACATCAACTGCAACCATCATTAACCCCATTAACGCTCcg attGTTACTGCTCAAAATAAAGTATTCATACAAGGCCCACATACAATTAGTTTGTCTCCAAATAAGCAGCATTATGTAATAAGACAACCTATAACAGCTAGTGTTGTAACTACAACTCCAACTTCTGCTCAAGTACAAAAGCACATATTAGTGCGAAAGCCTGCACAAATTTtgccattaaataaaacaccCTCACCACCGCCTCAGCCACCTTTACTTCCGCCAGTTTCACCAAATAATCAGATAATTAATCAACAAACTggaaaacataataataatttatcatatattaatacactTGATAAATCCATAAAGCCACGAGACAATCGGTCAATTATAATGGATTCATCAACATCAACACCAGCAGTACCACTTTCAAAAACAACAGTAACAG GAATTGGTTCAACTAACCAGACACTTTTACCAAAACAAAAGTTGGTAATTGCTCCAGTACCAATACTGGGCCAAACGACAACGACAACAGCAGTAGGACCACAAGTAAAAAatgttacaaattttttgttaccaGTAACTATATCACAGCAGGGTATCACAGAATCTTCAAAACAACAAAGCGTATTTAATCTTAAAGTGACCAGTGGCAAAGTCAATAGTAGTGTAGAGattagtaataacaataataacaacagcaATACCactagcagcagcagcaacagcaacagcaacacTAGCAAAGGAGCTATAACAG tATTACGAGAATCTTCTAAGTCAACATCGTCAAATAATCCTCCACCTCTTcatccaataaaaaaaataagtctaTTCAATAAAAGTACTGAAATTAATGTCAGttcatcaacatcaacatcaacatcatcatcatcatcatcatcatcatcatcatcaccaccAACGTCAGATGGGATTAAAATAACCGAAAATCCAGACTCAGCGGTCATTACACCAATACcgaataataatgatagtaataaaattgatgaaagccatactgaaaaaagaaaaaaaacaattagtaatattttattacgagGCTCAGGGGTAACTACTGAGAAAAGgccaaaaaaacaaaatctttCAAAAACAAGAGAATGCCCTGAAGACAgtgaaataattgatcaattaAATAGTCCGCAGTTATTGGGAAAAAATATACGAGATAAAAAACCGTCTCAAAATGACGATgatataactttaattaaagttGTCACAAGTCAAATAGGaaaatctaataaaaataataatattagtaaCGGTAATATCAATAGCAATACTAAtagcaaaaatgataatagtTTCACCGATACTGCTACAACAGATgatgatattaaaattgaaatgattaAATCTTCAAGTAATGTTAATTCAAATATGACAAATGgtgataaacaaaatattaaatccaaCAGTCACACCGAAGAACTTAATGGTAATAATACTCaatatcacaataataataataataacaataataataataataataccaataataataataataataataatcatcgtcatcatcacAACGATCCAAATTTTGACGTAAACAAAGCTTTGGAATGGAAAGATGGTGTTGGAAGTTTACCTGGAAGTACCCTtaag TTTTGCATTAACGAGTTTGGGCTAATGGAAGTCGTTGATGAAGATAACTCCAAACAAGATAAACACAACAACATCGGTGATAAGGAAAATGTCTGTTTATCACcccaaaattctttgaaaccAGCACCAGCAATTACCGTAACCACTGTTACCACCGAAAAGAAAA GTGAAGATAAGAAAAGTCGTACTGCTGTATCCTTTGCACCTTCAAATGACACCCTATACTGTTGTGAAAGTTGTGGTTGTTATGGACTGGCCGCCGAATTTGAAAGTCCAATATCTTGTAGTCCAGCGTGCTCTGAAATTATAGaagataataaacaaattcaaCTACGTCGAGAAAAGGAAGCTAG AGATTTAAAAGCAAAAAGaaagcgaaaaaaattattgcaagaAAAAACAGCAAAAGCACtgcaacagcaacaacaagaAAAAGAACAAGAACAAGAACAAGGACAGGAAGAACAAGAACAACAAGATAAACAGAAAGATGACAAAAAGGAAccgattgaaataaaacatgatCCTCCACTACTGACGCCAAAGATTGAATCAGATGATGATACATCTATTAATAACTTGGATGAAACAAGTCGACAAAGTGGTAGTAACGTCAGTAATGAACCGGCATCAGAACCAAAG tatcCTTGGCAAACAGGAAAACACGGTTTTTCATGGGCTAAATATTTGGAGTACACTAAAGCAAAGCCAGCACCACTTAAACTATTTAGAGATCCATTCCCgtatggaaaaaatttgttcagaGTCGGTATGAAGCTCGAAGGAATTGATCCTGAACATCCTTCGCGTTACTGTGTACTAACAGTATTCGAAGTAgttg GTTATCGAGTACGTTTGCATTTTGATGGATatcctgaaaattttgatttttgggTAAATGCTGACAGTATGGATATTTTTCCGGTTGGTTGGTCGGAAAAACACGGACATCGATTAAATCCACCAAAAGGATACGttccaagtaattttaattggaaTGCTTATCTTAAGACTTGTAAAGCAACTCCAGCACCAAAAATTGCTTTTGCGAATCATAAAAGT acgGTGTTTGCACCAGTTGGATTCCGAGTTGGAATGAAGTTAGAAGCAGTAGATAGAAAGCACTCGCCTTCGGTCTGCGTCGCAAGTATAGCTGGTGTTATGGATTCACGAATTCTTGTGCACTTTGATTCTTGGGATGAAGTCTACGATTATTGGGCTTATCCAAATTCACCTTATATTCATCCTGTAGGATGGTGTCATCAGTATGGACACAGTCTTACGCCACCAAAcc aTTACAAAGACTCTAAATCATTTACTTGGGATGCATATTTACGAGAGACACGCTCGGTTGCGGCACCTGCTAGAGCTTTTAAGCAAAGAGCTCCTTTAGGTTTTAAACGAGGAATGAAATTGGAAGCAGTTGATCGACGTGTTCCACAATTAATTCGAGTAGCAACAATTGAAGATGTCAAAGACCATat GGTAAAAATTCGCTTTGATGGATGGCAAGAGAGTTATTCTTACTGGATTGATGATGATTCACCAGATATACATCCAATGACTTGGTGCTCAAAAACTGGACATCCATTAGAACCTCCTTTAA CTCCAGAATTGCTTAATGAACGCACAGAATGTGGTACTCCTGGTTGCCGAGGTATCGGCCACGTCAAAGGACCTAAATTCGCTACACATAATTCAGCATCAGGTTGTCCTTACTCTGctcaaaatttacataaaattcgAATGGTATCCGATCGTCTCAATGTTAAGCATGAAATTTGTGATTATGATGAAGATTCACCGTCATCACCATCGTATGACATAAtactgaaaattgaaaaatcagaaaaaattaaaacctctGGGGACAAATCGGGAAAACATTCTCCAATAAATTGCAAACCATTGAAATTAGAGAAGGATATAAAACTCGAGGATTATGAAAATGATGAATCTGATCAACGTTTGGAAACATCAGAGAG atcgaaaaaattttctaagcacAATTATCATCACAGTGATGCAGGACAGACTGATGATGACGATGTGGCACCACCACCTGCAAGAAAACGCCgtaaaaa ACGGCATGTTTCTGAAGAACCTAATTTTTCATTGCCTGTTACGGATACAACCACACCAGGGACACCTGCTCCAACTGCAAATTTATATTGCTCCAATAATATTCCGGACAAGCAACTTCGTACTGAAATTTATCAATCTGTCTACAATCCTGGATACAATCCTCTACCAGATGCTCCACACATATGGGCTAAACACAGTAATGCTTTGAATCGTGTAGTCGCTAAACAGAATACCAATCCTCGAAGATGGTCCAATGAAGAAGTAATTAAGTTTATTGCAAGTGTTCCCAATTGCAAAGAAGTAGGCAGCATTTTCCGTAAACAT agTATCGATGGTGAAGCATTTTTAATGTTGACACAAGAAGATCTGGTATCACTCTTAGGTCTACGACTGGGCCCAgccataaaattatataacagTATTGTATTATTACGTCGAAAAGCAACGTGA